In Monodelphis domestica isolate mMonDom1 chromosome 4, mMonDom1.pri, whole genome shotgun sequence, one DNA window encodes the following:
- the MRPL17 gene encoding 39S ribosomal protein L17, mitochondrial: MRLSVVAAISHGRVYRRLGLGPESRIHLLRNLLTGLVRHERIEATWARVDEMRGYAERLIDYGKLGDTNEKAMRMADFWLTEKDLIPKLFQTLAPRFSNQNGGYTRMFQIPNREGVDRAKMAVIEYRGNPLPPLMVPHRDNNRTLLNQLILGLQKDLEQRPPRSTA; encoded by the exons ATGCGACTCTCAGTTGTCGCGGCCATCTCACACGGGCGAGTGTATCGCCGCCTAGGTCTGGGCCCTGAATCCCGCATCCATCTACTACGCAACCTGCTGACGGGCCTAGTGCGCCATGAGCGTATTGAGGCTACCTGGGCCCGTGTTGACGAGATGCGCGGCTATGCCGAAAGG CTCATTGACTACGGAAAGCTGGGAGACACCAACGAGAAGGCGATGCGGATGGCTGACTTCTGGCTAACG GAAAAGGACTTGATCCCAAAATTGTTCCAGACACTGGCCCCTCGCTTCAGCAACCAAAATGGGGGCTACACAAGGATGTTTCAGATCCCGAACCGTGAAGGTGTGGACCGGGCCAAGATGGCAGTGATTGAATACAGGGGGAACCCCCTCCCTCCACTGATGGTGCCACATCGGGACAACAATCGTACACTCCTCAATCAATTAATTTTGGGCCTTCAAAAGGATCTGGAACAGAGACCCCCAAGATCTACTGCATAA